In the Ricinus communis isolate WT05 ecotype wild-type chromosome 3, ASM1957865v1, whole genome shotgun sequence genome, TACCAGTACCCATttgtctcttcttcttctcattGCCATCTTCCTCtgcatttccttttcttcttcttctgctcAAAACATCCCCACCCGCAGCCATGGTCGCTTAACCGACGCCGAAGCTTTATACATCAGGAAGCGCCAGCTTCTTTATTACAAAGATGAGTTCGGAGACAGAGGAGAGAGGGTCACTGTCGACCCATCTCTTGTTTTCGAGAACCCAAGACTCAGAAATGCTTATATCGCATTACAAGCTTGGAAACAGGCTATTGTATCTGATCCAAATAATATCACTGTCAATTGGGTTGGATCTAATGTTTGTGGCTACGAAGGTGTTTACTGTGCTCCAGCTCTCGATAACATGACTGAAAGGACAGTTGCCGGCATTGACCTCAACCACGGTGATATTGCTGGTTACTTACCGGAGGAACTTGGGTTGTTGGTGGATCTTGCATTGTTTCACATCAATACCAACAGGTTTTGCGGTACTGTACCACGTAAGTTGGAAAACTGGAAGCTGCTGTTTGAGTTGGATCTTAGCAACAATCGTTTCGCTGGAAAATTCCCACTAGTGGTCCTGAAGCTTCCTGTGCTCAAATTCTTGGATCTCAGATTCAATGAATTTGAGGGTACAGTGCCAAAAGAGCTGTTCGATAAAGATTTGGATGCAATCTTCATCAACCATAACAGGTTCGTGTTCGATATCCCTGACAATTTTGGTAATTCTCCGGTTTCGGTCATTGTTTTGGCCAACAACAGGTTCCATGGTTGTGTGCCTTCAAGTTTGGGTAACATGTCTAATCTTAACGAAATTATTCTGATGAATAATAACCTCAAGTCGTGCTTGCCACCGGAGATTGGTATGCTCAAGAACTTGACGGTTTTTGATGTGAGCTTTAATCAGTTAATGGGTCCACTGCCAGAAACAATTGGAGGAATGTTTAGCCTTGAACAGCTCAATGTGGCTCATAATATGCTGTCTGGAAGTATTCCGGCGAGTATTTGTCAGCTACCAAATTTGGAAAACTTTACCTATTCTTATAACTTCTTCACTGGAGAGCCGCCTGTGTGCTTGAGCCTCGGGGACTTTGATGATTCGAAGAATTGCTTGGCAGGTAGGCCGTCACAGAGATCTGCAGCCCAATGCAGGGCGTTTAAGCCTGTTGATTGTAGCTCTTTTAGATGTAAGCCTTTTGTTCCTACTTTGCCTGCTCCTCCTCCACCTTCACCACCAATGCCAGTGCCTTCTCCTCCTGTTTACTTGCCTCCACCTGTTTACTCTCCACCTCCCCCACCCCCTGTGTACTCGCCGCCTCCACCTCCACCTTCACCTCCGCCACCAGTATATTCACCTCCTCCACCACCACCGCCAGTATATTCACCTCCTCCACCACCGCCGGTATATTCACCTCCTCCGCCTCCACCTTCCCCCCCACCGCCACCCCCACCAGTATACTCACCTCCTCCACCACCTTCTCCACCACCGCCTTCTCCTCCACCACCAGTATATTCACCTCCGCCTCCTCCTCCATCTCCTCCACCACCATCTCCACCACCGCCCTCACCCTTGCCACCCTGTGTACGTCCCCCACCACCGCCACCACCAAACTCCCCACCACCTCCACCGCCATTATTCTCTCCACCACCACCAACTCCTTACTATTACAGCTCACCACCACCACCTTCACCACCACACTCACCACCTCCACCCCCACATTCCCCTCCACCACCTATCTATCCCTACTTATCACCACCCCCGCCGCCACATCCTGTCTATTCTCCCCCCCCTCCACCAGTTTATTCACCACCACCTCCTCCCTCTCCGCCTCCTTGTATAGAACCACCTCCACCGCCACCATGTGCAGAATATTCTCCACCTCCACCATCCCCATCACCACCCCCACCAACACAGTACAAGCCACCACCATCCccatcaccaccaccaccaccagtTCACTACTACTCGCCACCGCCGCCATCTCAATCACCGCCACCTCCAGCACCAGTGTACGAGGGGCCATTGCCACCAATAACAGGAGTCTCATATGCTTCACCGCCACCACCTCCCTACTACTATTGATTCTTTTTGAGAAATTTTCCTCTAACCTTTCCATCAAATTCTATCCAAAGAAAccaaaacaaatttatgatCTCTTTATCTGTGAGCAATTCTCATCGCTCATAGAGAAAGGAAATAACAGTTCTCTCCAAGCAAAAACAAATGATATGGGCATTATCAAGCAGAGatcatgatgatgatgaggatgatAGAGAGGTAAGAGGAGAATGTTTCTCTCCATATTTATTCGATTGTTATGGAATATTtgagtctcagaaaacaaaaataaaataaaaaaatgggcAGAAAGAGTTTAGGTTtgcagagaaaaaaaaaa is a window encoding:
- the LOC8278605 gene encoding leucine-rich repeat extensin-like protein 4 — protein: MKKATTTSTHLSLLLLIAIFLCISFSSSSAQNIPTRSHGRLTDAEALYIRKRQLLYYKDEFGDRGERVTVDPSLVFENPRLRNAYIALQAWKQAIVSDPNNITVNWVGSNVCGYEGVYCAPALDNMTERTVAGIDLNHGDIAGYLPEELGLLVDLALFHINTNRFCGTVPRKLENWKLLFELDLSNNRFAGKFPLVVLKLPVLKFLDLRFNEFEGTVPKELFDKDLDAIFINHNRFVFDIPDNFGNSPVSVIVLANNRFHGCVPSSLGNMSNLNEIILMNNNLKSCLPPEIGMLKNLTVFDVSFNQLMGPLPETIGGMFSLEQLNVAHNMLSGSIPASICQLPNLENFTYSYNFFTGEPPVCLSLGDFDDSKNCLAGRPSQRSAAQCRAFKPVDCSSFRCKPFVPTLPAPPPPSPPMPVPSPPVYLPPPVYSPPPPPPVYSPPPPPPSPPPPVYSPPPPPPPVYSPPPPPPVYSPPPPPPSPPPPPPPVYSPPPPPSPPPPSPPPPVYSPPPPPPSPPPPSPPPPSPLPPCVRPPPPPPPNSPPPPPPLFSPPPPTPYYYSSPPPPSPPHSPPPPPHSPPPPIYPYLSPPPPPHPVYSPPPPPVYSPPPPPSPPPCIEPPPPPPCAEYSPPPPSPSPPPPTQYKPPPSPSPPPPPVHYYSPPPPSQSPPPPAPVYEGPLPPITGVSYASPPPPPYYY